In Amaranthus tricolor cultivar Red isolate AtriRed21 chromosome 5, ASM2621246v1, whole genome shotgun sequence, a genomic segment contains:
- the LOC130812741 gene encoding uncharacterized protein LOC130812741 — MRVPFSDFSSSFLSLLSVSFCSATLLQIQSGIHHLLFPFALLLSFRFNQLWRVFNNRLRTLLFFWFAMKRRKIRRVMMLILIRIILIFRRRLRIRMSKQPSLHNPIHRLAHLDGMIVESDIACIEQLRMDRRTFNIFISLVREVGGLRDTKNMVVEEMVAIFLHLLAFEEKNRKIKFDFQRSGETISRHFNNALKAVLKLLSLLLKKPEPIPENSTDERWKWFKNCIGAIDGTLIDVNVPAIDKSRHRLRKNTISTNVLGACAPNIQFIYVLAGWEGSAANGRVLRSALNRNNGLKVARGNYYLGDAGYKHCDGFLVPYRRTIYHEWRRDWSNHALRKSCSI, encoded by the exons atgcgCGTTCCTTTCTCTGATTTCTCTTCAAGCTTTCTCTCCCTTCTTTCTGTTTCCTTTTGCTCTGCTACTCTCCTTCAAATTCAATCAGGTATTCATCATCTTCTGTTTCCTTTTGCTCTGCTACTGTCCTTCAGATTCAATCAG TTATGGCGCGTCTTCAACAATCGCCTAAGGACTTTATTGTTTTTTTGGTTTGCTATGAAGCGAAGAAAAATTAGAAGAGtaatgatgctgattttgattAGGATAATCCTCATTTTTAGAAGAAGACTAAGAATTAGGATGTCTAAGCAACCTAGTCTGCATAATCCTATCCATAGATTAGCACATTTAGATGGAATGATAGTGGAGAGTGATATTGCTTGCATTGAGCAACTTAGGATGGATCGTCGCACGTTTAATATCTTCATTTCATTGGTTCGTGAAGTTGGAGGGTTAAGGGATACTAAGAACATGGTAGTGGAAGAAATGGTTGCTATATTTTTGCATCTACTTGCATTTGAGGAGAAGAATAGGAAAATAAAATTCGATTTTCAACGGTCAGGAGAAACTATAAGCAGACATTTTAATAATGCGTTAAAAGCTGTGTTAAAACTTTTGAGTTTGCTCCTCAAGAAACCTGAACCGATTCCCGAGAATAGCACAGATGAAAGATGGAAATGGTTCAAG AATTGTATAGGTGCTATTGATGGAACTTTGATTGATGTAAATGTGCCTGCGATAGATAAATCACGTCATAGGTTAAGAAAAAATACCATCTCAACAAATGTTTTAGGAGCTTGTGCACCGAATATAcaatttatatatgttttggCGGGTTGGGAAGGTTCAGCTGCCAATGGAAGAGTACTTCGAAGTGCTTTAAATAGAAATAATGGATTAAAAGTGGCTAGAG GTAATTATTATCTAGGGGATGCAGGATATAAACATTGTGATGGATTTCTTGTACCTTATAGAAGAACAATTTATCATGAATGGAGAAGGGATTGGAGCAATCACGCTCTAAGGAAGAGTTGTTCAATATGA
- the LOC130812743 gene encoding uncharacterized protein LOC130812743: protein MNERFPYCGLKGKPHIESKIKIFKRQMGYILEIQKQVSGFGWDDATKMVTGEKEVFMGWAQGKDGAVALFCKPFPLYDKLCEIYAKDRASGSMVKGPGDDEEGDKNEAEKNDDAISSTLAIGQSSDRRDRKRRRKIENEELSGLATALTALIDVEKESTSIMMDMKKSFLRDVEIGEKRTNLFGVLSNLQELTPIEVVEATTIIGLDDKKVEIFYSVPDESKVMFVKSLLK from the exons atgaatgagCGATTTCCTTATTGTGGATTGAAGGGTAAGCCACATATTGAATccaaaattaagatttttaagagacAAATGGGATATATTCTTGAAATTCAGAAGCAagttagtggttttggttgggATGATGCTACAAAAATGGTAACTGGTGAGAAGGAAGTCTTTATGGGATGGGCTCag GGAAAAGATGGAGCTGTTGCTCTATTTTGTAAACCGTTTCCTCTTTATGACAAGCTTTGTGAGATTTACGCCAAGGATCGTGCCAGTGGAAGTATGGTCAAGGGGCCCGGAGACGATGAAGAAGGTGATAAGAATGAGGCTGAAAAGAATGATGATGCTATTAGCTCAACTCTAGCGATTGGACAATCAAGTGACCGAAGAGATCGTAAGAGAAGaaggaaaattgaaaatgaagagCTAAGTGGGCTAGCCACTGCATTGACAGCTTTGATTGATGTTGAAAAGGAGTCTACTTCAATCATGATGGATATGAAGAAATCATTTTTACGAGATGTGGAGATAGGTGAGAAGAGAACTAACCTTTTTGGAGTATTGAGTAATTTGCAAGAACTGACACCAATAGAAGTTGTCGAAGCTACCACAATTATTGGCTTAGATGACAAGAAGGTGGAGATATTCTACAGTGTGCCGGATGAGTCCAAAGTTATGTTTGTTAAATCTTTGCTAAAATGA